A stretch of the Vigna radiata var. radiata cultivar VC1973A unplaced genomic scaffold, Vradiata_ver6 scaffold_43, whole genome shotgun sequence genome encodes the following:
- the LOC106752708 gene encoding uncharacterized protein LOC106752708 — MDVNNAFLHGTISEDLYMSQPPGFVHPQFPTYVCKLHKSLYGLKQAPRAWYNALRNFLISYGFTNSRSDTSLFAYHWADTIAYFLVYVDDLLLTGNNMVFLSEFQHDLASQFALKDLGTPHHFLGVEILSVSAGLFLTQHHCIRDLLQSTAMNDVKPITTPMSTSCDLSANSDASTCNVSEYRRIVGSLQYLSLTRPDVSFSVNKLSQYMAAPTESHMQFAKRVLRYLKGTIDHGLQLRHESNPHLTAFCDADWAGDTVDRRSTTSYIIYYGSNAISWSCKKQPLVAKSSTEAEYRTIGTTADELLWLQ; from the coding sequence ATGGATGTTAATAATGCTTTCCTTCACGGTACTATCTCCGAGGATCTTTATATGTCTCAACCTCCTGGCTTTGTTCATCCACAGTTTCCTACTTACGTGTGCAAGCTTCACAAATCTCTTTATGGCCTCAAACAAGCTCCGCGAGCCTGGTACAATGCTCTTCGTAATTTCCTTATTAGTTATGGCTTCACAAATTCCAGGTCTGATACTTCCTTATTTGCTTATCATTGGGCTGATACTATTGCCTATTTTCTTGTCTATGTTGATGACTTACTGCTTACTGGTAATAACATGGTATTTCTCTCCGAGTTTCAACATGATTTGGCTTCTCAATTTGCTCTAAAAGATCTTGGTACTCCGCATCATTTTCTTGGGGTTGAGATTCTTTCGGTATCAGCAGGTCTTTTTCTAACTCAGCACCATTGCATTCGTGATCTTCTTCAATCCACTGCCATGAATGATGTGAAACCTATTACAACACCCATGAGTACTTCATGTGACCTCTCTGCTAATTCTGATGCTTCCACTTGTAACGTTTCTGAGTATCGTCGGATTGTTGGGTCCTTACAGTATTTGTCGTTGACACGTCCTGATGTTTCCTTCAGTGTTAATAAGCTCTCTCAATATATGGCTGCTCCAACTGAATCTCATATGCAATTTGCCAAAAGAGTTCTTCGGTACCTCAAAGGCACTATTGACCACGGTCTTCAACTTCGGCATGAATCAAATCCTCATTTAACTGCCTTCTGTGATGCTGATTGGGCAGGTGATACTGTTGATCGTCGTTCCACGACTTCCTACATCATATATTACGGCTCTAATGCCATCTCCTGGTCATGTAAAAAGCAGCCCTTAGTTGCCAAGTCCTCCACTGAGGCTGAATATCGCACCATTGGTACTACAGCTGATGAATTACTTTGGCTACAATAG